TTCACCAGCAGAATATCGAGAGGAACGGGTTCGGTGAAGGTTGCAACATTTCCACCTTCGTCTGCCACACTGAGGTGAAGCGAGAAACGGGAAGCATCGACATTTGGAGCCTTGAGGTCGGTTTTTTGGTTCCAGGTAATATCCCCGGAAGGATCCCCTGCACCATCGTAGGTTCGCAGTACCTCTCCCTTTTCGTCTACCAACTCCATGGACCAGTCGGCGATGCCGTCGTTATCCTTTGCCTGAACGGTGATGAACACCTCTCCCTCGACCCCTTCGTCGGTCTCGGCAAAGGGGCTGCTGGTCACCGCCAGGTTGACCTCGGGAGGCGTGGTATCGAGAAGGAAGGAGTCGCTTGAGGCCTCGGCCGTTGTTCCTTTAAGATAATCAACCGTCAAGGCGGCCCGGTATCGGCCTTCAGGGGCGGCAGCGTATTCAGCCTTGTCCGAAAGACTTCCGTCCCACGTCACCTGCTGCGGCAGGGTGCCGGTACCGCCATACTCCTGCACCGTGGTCCCCGACTCATCAATAAGACGAAGCTTCCAGCTTTCAACATCTGTATACTGGCTGGAGTCGATAAGCACGGGCATGATATCGCCTTTGCCGTCGCCATTGGGACTAAAGGCCTTTGTCGCGGATGCCGCAAGGCTTACCGGGGAGGTATCGAGCCGGAAGCTTGCAGGACTCGGCCAGGTCGTATTCCCAGCGCTGTCGGTGAAGCTGGCCATCACTGAATAGGATCCGTCGGGAGCTTCTTCTCCGTCGGAAAGACGTCCGTCCCAGACCACCAGGCCGCTTGTTTGCGAAGAGTCGGTGGAAAGGACCTCTTCTCCAGCCTCGTCGAGCAGAGCCCCTTCCCAGGTAACCGCCTCGTCGGCGTTGAAGGTAATTCTTGCCTTATCCCGCCGACCATCACCGTCGGGACTAAATACCGGGTCTTCCACAATGATGGAAACCTCGGGCGGGGTCAGATCGATGGAAAAGGGTTCCTGCACCTGCGGGCGATTACCATTTTCGTAGGAAAGGGAATAGGAAAAGGAGTAGTCCCCTTCAGGAAGAACCGTACCACTGGTATCGGTGCCGTTGTAGACCAGCTCCAGCGGAGGTTCGTCCGCCCCTTCGGAGTCGATGCAAACAGCTCCTTCGGCATCCAGAACCGACCAGCGCCAGTCAACCACACCTTCGGTCACCTTCCTGTCGAAATAGATGGTCATGGAGTCCTGTACGCCGTCACCGTTGGGACTAATATGATCGGGGCTCAACATAAGCGCTATGGGCGTTTCAAGACGACTGAGTTCGATACCCGCGAGGGCAATCTCACCGGAGTCGTTGCCCGCTTGATCGACGGATTGAAGGACATAGGTGTACGCTCCTTCGGCAGCCGGGGAACCGTTGTCGTCAAGGCCGTCCCATACCACATCCGCAGGAACACCTTCCCAAGCCCAGTTTCTCACAGCCTCTCCCGCGGCATTCACTATTTTGGCGCTCCACGAGACCTCTTCGCTTGCCTCCACATGGGTGATCGTAATGGTATCCATATGTCCGTCACCGTTGGGACTAAAGATCAGGGAACCCGGGGGCGCAATCTTTGCAGAGGGCGCTACCGTATCGATGATGAAATCA
This sequence is a window from Sediminispirochaeta bajacaliforniensis DSM 16054. Protein-coding genes within it:
- a CDS encoding T9SS type B sorting domain-containing protein; the encoded protein is MKWMRSVLVVSILFVLSVATLFAGGNKEIPQIPPVTSGTQYLSPNGDGVQDEATLSFSVRIFVKSKEGYVPEYGLEIKDSSGKVLRTIVEKEKRDIGFFAALFSGYKEFTLTRQVTWGGLAESGQPFPDGSYKLSIWVVDANGHRQESELDDFIIDTVAPSAKIAPPGSLIFSPNGDGHMDTITITHVEASEEVSWSAKIVNAAGEAVRNWAWEGVPADVVWDGLDDNGSPAAEGAYTYVLQSVDQAGNDSGEIALAGIELSRLETPIALMLSPDHISPNGDGVQDSMTIYFDRKVTEGVVDWRWSVLDAEGAVCIDSEGADEPPLELVYNGTDTSGTVLPEGDYSFSYSLSYENGNRPQVQEPFSIDLTPPEVSIIVEDPVFSPDGDGRRDKARITFNADEAVTWEGALLDEAGEEVLSTDSSQTSGLVVWDGRLSDGEEAPDGSYSVMASFTDSAGNTTWPSPASFRLDTSPVSLAASATKAFSPNGDGKGDIMPVLIDSSQYTDVESWKLRLIDESGTTVQEYGGTGTLPQQVTWDGSLSDKAEYAAAPEGRYRAALTVDYLKGTTAEASSDSFLLDTTPPEVNLAVTSSPFAETDEGVEGEVFITVQAKDNDGIADWSMELVDEKGEVLRTYDGAGDPSGDITWNQKTDLKAPNVDASRFSLHLSVADEGGNVATFTEPVPLDILLVKKDGKFYLSVPNVIFGAYRSELDSAGAEMLTRNNQTIDRVVGIYDRYPSYDLILEGHALNIYRGTGREAREEAILQPLTERRAATVKNALVDQGMSVDKIETQAFGGRFPNADVTDRNLWWKVRRVEFVMVPPEAPPQNDQ